From Streptosporangium album, the proteins below share one genomic window:
- the ettA gene encoding energy-dependent translational throttle protein EttA, with translation MPEYIYTLQRVRKAHGDKVVLDDVTLSFLPGAKIGVLGPNGTGKSTLLKMMAGLEQPSNGDARLMPGFTVGMLQQEPPLNESKTVLGNVEEGVAETKAMLDRFNEIAELMATDYSDELLNEMGKLQDALDHRNGWDLDSQLEQAMDALRCPPPDADVTQLSGGERRRVALCKLLLEQPDLLLLDEPTNHLDAESVQWLESHLEKYPGTVLAVTHDRYFLDNVAGWILELDRGRCHAYEGNYSTYLEAKSARLKLEGQKDAKRKKRLEEELEWVRSNARARQTKSRARLQRYDEMAAEADKHRKLDFEEIQIPPGPRLGTTVIRSEKLTKGFEDRVLMESLSFDLPRNGLVGVIGPNGVGKTTLFRMITGGETPDDGAIVVGETVKISYADQSRGGIDPAKNVWEVVSDGLDYIKVGQVEMPSRAYIAAFGFKGPDQQKKAGVLSGGERNRLNLALTLKQGGNVLLLDEPTNDLDTETLSSLENALLEFPGCAVITSHDRWFLDRIATHILAWEEGSNWFWFEGNFADYEKNKIERLGADAARPHRVTYRKLTRD, from the coding sequence ATGCCGGAGTACATCTACACATTGCAGCGCGTGCGCAAGGCGCACGGCGACAAGGTCGTCCTCGACGACGTGACGCTGTCGTTCCTGCCGGGCGCCAAGATCGGCGTCCTGGGCCCCAACGGCACCGGAAAGTCGACGCTGCTGAAGATGATGGCGGGTCTGGAGCAGCCGTCCAACGGCGACGCCCGGCTCATGCCCGGCTTCACCGTCGGCATGCTTCAGCAGGAGCCCCCGCTCAACGAATCCAAGACCGTGCTCGGCAACGTCGAAGAGGGCGTCGCCGAGACCAAGGCCATGCTCGATCGGTTCAACGAGATCGCCGAGCTGATGGCCACCGACTACAGCGACGAGCTGCTCAACGAGATGGGCAAGCTTCAGGACGCGCTGGATCACCGTAACGGGTGGGATCTCGACAGCCAGCTCGAGCAGGCGATGGACGCGCTCCGTTGCCCGCCGCCGGATGCCGATGTCACCCAGCTCTCCGGTGGTGAGCGGCGCCGGGTCGCGCTGTGCAAGCTGCTGCTGGAGCAGCCCGACCTCCTCCTGCTCGACGAGCCCACCAACCACCTCGACGCCGAGAGCGTTCAGTGGCTGGAGTCGCACCTGGAGAAATACCCCGGCACCGTCCTGGCGGTCACCCACGACCGTTACTTCCTGGACAACGTGGCCGGGTGGATCCTGGAGCTCGACCGCGGCCGCTGCCACGCCTACGAGGGCAACTACTCCACCTACCTGGAGGCCAAGTCGGCGCGGCTCAAGCTCGAGGGCCAGAAGGACGCCAAGCGCAAGAAGCGCCTGGAGGAGGAGCTGGAGTGGGTCCGCTCCAACGCCCGGGCCCGCCAGACCAAGAGCCGGGCACGTCTGCAGCGCTACGACGAGATGGCCGCCGAGGCCGACAAGCACCGCAAGCTCGACTTCGAAGAGATCCAGATCCCGCCGGGCCCGCGCCTGGGCACCACGGTCATCCGTTCGGAGAAGCTCACCAAGGGCTTCGAGGACCGCGTCCTGATGGAGAGCCTCTCCTTCGACCTGCCGCGTAACGGCCTCGTCGGCGTCATCGGCCCGAACGGCGTCGGCAAGACCACCCTGTTCCGGATGATCACCGGCGGCGAGACGCCCGACGACGGCGCGATCGTCGTCGGCGAGACCGTCAAGATCTCTTACGCCGACCAGAGCCGGGGAGGGATCGACCCGGCGAAGAACGTCTGGGAGGTCGTCTCCGACGGGCTCGACTACATCAAGGTCGGCCAGGTCGAGATGCCGTCTCGCGCCTACATCGCCGCGTTCGGGTTCAAGGGCCCGGACCAGCAGAAGAAGGCGGGCGTCCTGTCCGGCGGAGAGCGCAACCGGCTCAACCTGGCGCTCACCCTCAAGCAGGGCGGCAACGTGCTGCTGCTCGACGAGCCCACCAACGACCTCGACACCGAGACGCTCTCCAGCCTGGAGAACGCCCTGCTGGAGTTCCCGGGCTGTGCGGTCATCACCTCGCACGACCGGTGGTTCCTCGACCGCATCGCCACCCACATCCTCGCGTGGGAGGAAGGCTCGAACT